Proteins encoded in a region of the Leptospira montravelensis genome:
- a CDS encoding bifunctional alpha,alpha-trehalose-phosphate synthase (UDP-forming)/trehalose-phosphatase has protein sequence MRLILVSNRLPVQWDGTPNVGGLATGLSSFLSHWKSLGNEVVWVGWPGKSIPEKEQKSYAKKMREEHGTIPVFLKQKLADSFYNGFCNKTLWPLFHYFTAHCEYSDTTFDSYEEANIEFAKTVEAIYEPGDWVWVHDYHLFLLPGILRNLFPNITLSFFLHIPFPTFEIFRLLPERFRTKILTGVLGADLIGFHTQSYTQYFLRSLLRCLGIENERGIIYYKNHLTKTGAYPMGINVENFIKYSNSKECDTIANEINKNHKNLKQILSVDRLDYTKGVLQRLNAFELFLKKNPNWLKKCKFVLVLVPSRTDVSSYQSMKKAIDEKVGAINGSFGTLDWTPILYQYKGFPFEELVPLYKNTHVMLVTPFRDGMNLVAKEFLVSQNGGMLVLSEMAGASAELPEAILVNPNDLNGMANAIREAIEMEEKEIHLRNQIMINRLSENSVMEWAKKIFTDTEEHAKKNLTFQTKSISPSSHLLLPINNHPIFIIFDYDGTLVPFESLPHLAVPKKELLESLETLLKIPTISLAIISGRDRKFLETHFQSLPIHLVAEHGAWHRAPYGEKWNSLFTSNLDWKEQIKSHLDEFTKRVPGSFTEEKEFSLVWHFRNADPDIGLNAAREMLDELSQISSNTGFFVQRGNKIIEVREYGTGKGKAAKQILPNAELNVFVFGDDTTDEDMFRELPDSAISVKIGKSETIAKYRFNQPSEVQIWIHNLISHLTRNTNEKS, from the coding sequence ATGAGACTGATCCTTGTATCAAACAGGTTGCCAGTCCAGTGGGATGGTACTCCCAATGTGGGTGGTCTTGCAACCGGACTTTCCAGCTTTCTTTCACACTGGAAATCATTAGGGAATGAAGTGGTTTGGGTGGGCTGGCCAGGAAAGTCCATTCCCGAAAAAGAACAAAAGTCATACGCTAAAAAAATGAGGGAAGAACATGGGACCATTCCTGTTTTCTTAAAACAAAAATTAGCTGACTCTTTTTACAATGGATTTTGTAACAAAACTCTTTGGCCCCTATTTCATTATTTTACAGCTCATTGCGAATATTCAGACACTACCTTCGATTCATACGAAGAAGCAAACATTGAATTTGCAAAAACTGTAGAAGCTATTTACGAACCTGGGGACTGGGTATGGGTTCATGATTATCATTTATTTTTACTTCCAGGAATATTAAGAAATTTATTCCCAAACATAACACTTTCTTTTTTCCTACACATCCCCTTCCCAACATTTGAAATTTTTCGATTGTTGCCAGAACGGTTTCGGACAAAAATTCTTACTGGAGTTTTAGGTGCCGATCTCATCGGATTTCATACCCAAAGTTATACCCAATATTTTCTTAGATCTTTATTAAGATGTTTGGGAATAGAAAATGAACGTGGAATCATTTATTACAAAAATCACCTAACAAAAACTGGTGCCTACCCAATGGGCATCAACGTTGAAAACTTTATCAAATATTCAAATTCAAAAGAATGTGATACCATCGCAAATGAAATCAACAAAAACCATAAAAATCTGAAACAAATCCTATCAGTCGATCGACTCGATTATACAAAAGGAGTATTACAAAGATTAAACGCATTTGAACTTTTTTTAAAAAAGAATCCTAACTGGCTAAAAAAATGTAAATTTGTTCTAGTTTTAGTACCTTCGAGAACGGACGTTTCCTCATACCAATCGATGAAAAAAGCCATCGACGAAAAGGTAGGAGCCATCAATGGATCCTTTGGCACATTAGATTGGACTCCCATTTTATACCAATACAAAGGTTTCCCTTTCGAAGAATTAGTCCCTTTATACAAAAACACACATGTTATGTTAGTTACTCCTTTCCGCGATGGAATGAATCTAGTCGCCAAAGAATTTTTGGTTTCGCAAAACGGTGGTATGTTGGTTCTAAGTGAGATGGCCGGGGCTTCCGCTGAACTTCCAGAAGCAATCTTAGTAAATCCCAATGACCTTAACGGAATGGCAAATGCAATTCGAGAAGCCATTGAAATGGAAGAAAAAGAAATCCACCTACGAAACCAAATTATGATCAATCGTTTATCTGAAAATTCAGTAATGGAATGGGCGAAAAAGATTTTTACTGATACCGAAGAACACGCAAAGAAAAATTTAACCTTCCAGACAAAATCAATTTCACCATCTTCGCACCTTCTTCTACCAATCAACAATCATCCAATTTTTATTATATTTGATTACGATGGGACCCTTGTTCCTTTCGAATCCCTACCACACTTAGCCGTTCCTAAAAAAGAATTATTGGAATCTCTCGAAACTTTACTAAAAATACCGACCATCTCGCTTGCCATCATCAGCGGAAGAGATAGAAAATTTTTAGAAACACATTTCCAAAGCCTGCCAATTCACCTAGTAGCAGAACATGGAGCATGGCATAGGGCACCTTATGGAGAAAAGTGGAATTCTCTTTTTACTTCCAATTTAGATTGGAAAGAACAAATCAAAAGCCATTTAGATGAATTTACAAAAAGAGTTCCTGGATCCTTCACTGAAGAAAAGGAATTCTCTCTTGTATGGCATTTCCGAAATGCAGATCCCGATATAGGTTTAAATGCAGCAAGAGAAATGTTAGATGAGTTATCTCAAATATCTTCCAATACGGGTTTCTTTGTCCAAAGAGGTAACAAAATCATTGAGGTCCGTGAATACGGAACTGGCAAAGGAAAAGCCGCAAAACAAATCTTACCAAATGCAGAGTTAAACGTTTTTGTTTTTGGTGATGACACAACCGATGAAGATATGTTCCGCGAGTTACCCGACTCAGCAATTTCGGTGAAAATTGGAAAATCAGAAACCATTGCCAAATACAGATTCAATCAACCATCAGAAGTTCAGATCTGGATTCACAATTTAATTTCTCACTTAACAAGGAATACGAATGAAAAATCATAA
- a CDS encoding DUF6790 family protein, with product MGYVIYIAVVMFLAPLCCVLGEIYFRSGVSKTFDITWKWLIFWAIGIRLFSAGISQVSNPTFTAGILQLPESAHIIIRELGFANLLMGGLAVLSLVFPSLRIAATMGGLYLGAAGILHIIRGLDHVNFKEATALISDIWAFIIVLGFYLYNFIPYLREKT from the coding sequence ATGGGATACGTAATTTATATAGCAGTGGTTATGTTCCTCGCACCACTTTGTTGTGTTCTAGGAGAAATTTATTTTCGTTCTGGAGTATCAAAAACTTTCGATATCACCTGGAAATGGCTAATTTTCTGGGCCATTGGAATCAGACTTTTCAGTGCAGGAATCAGCCAAGTATCAAATCCAACGTTTACAGCCGGAATTTTACAATTACCTGAATCGGCTCATATCATTATCAGAGAGCTTGGATTTGCAAATTTACTGATGGGAGGGCTCGCCGTTCTGTCGTTAGTTTTTCCTTCCTTGCGAATCGCAGCAACAATGGGAGGACTTTATTTAGGAGCCGCCGGAATCCTCCATATCATTCGTGGACTGGATCATGTAAATTTTAAGGAAGCCACTGCTTTGATCTCTGATATATGGGCATTTATCATTGTATTAGGTTTTTACTTGTATAATTTCATTCCTTACCTTAGAGAAAAAACTTAG
- a CDS encoding TPM domain-containing protein, whose amino-acid sequence MHYEVADMGQKIKFIIYVFCVIVFVFCEKKTVEGDTIFFSDKTSTLDPSYIKDKNEYLKNLKQNLNIDIRVLVVHSTVPHTIEDFSVAAFDQYKIGGDLNNGILVLLATEDRKLRITTGTGIELVVPDDIAAHIIKEMVVYLRQAELENAINIAIERLFDKANSVSWTIERNNIERISSNDLNKVFEFQGEYISKKKKP is encoded by the coding sequence ATGCATTATGAAGTAGCAGATATGGGTCAAAAAATCAAATTTATTATTTATGTTTTTTGTGTTATCGTTTTTGTTTTTTGCGAAAAAAAGACAGTAGAAGGCGACACTATATTTTTTTCAGATAAGACATCTACTTTAGATCCAAGTTATATCAAAGATAAAAATGAATATTTGAAAAATTTAAAACAAAACTTAAATATTGACATAAGAGTTTTGGTGGTTCATTCCACAGTTCCTCATACCATCGAAGATTTTTCAGTGGCGGCCTTTGACCAATATAAGATTGGTGGGGATTTGAATAATGGGATTTTAGTTTTACTGGCAACGGAGGATCGGAAACTTCGAATCACCACTGGAACAGGAATTGAGTTGGTTGTTCCCGACGATATAGCTGCGCACATTATCAAAGAAATGGTAGTTTATTTGCGTCAGGCTGAACTTGAAAATGCAATCAATATTGCCATCGAAAGACTGTTTGATAAAGCAAATTCTGTTTCTTGGACTATCGAAAGAAATAATATCGAAAGAATTTCATCTAATGATTTAAACAAAGTATTCGAATTCCAAGGTGAATATATTTCAAAAAAAAAAAAACCTTAG